From the genome of Fundidesulfovibrio magnetotacticus:
CAAGCTCGTTGAGGCCTGCCTCTCCGAGGCCGTGACCCTGGGCGTGTACAAGGTCTTCACGCTCACCTACCAGCGCGACTTCTTCGCCAAGATCGGCTTCGAGGAGGTCACCAAGGAGAAGCTGCCCCAGAAGGTGTGGGCGGACTGCATCCACTGCCCCAAATTCCCCGAATGCGACGAGATCGCCATGGTCATGGAGATGTAGCATGTCCGGCCTACTGGAACCTGTGATCACGGCGGAGGAACTGGCGCGGCGCACGGCCCAGCTGGGGGCGGAGATTTCCGAACGCTACCGGGGGCAGGACCTCCTGGTGGTGGGCGTGCTCAAGGGCGCGTTCATGTTCCTGGCGGACCTCGTGCGGCACATCTCCATCCCGGCCCACGTGGATTTCGTGCGCGTCTCCAGCTACGGCGCCGACGTGAAGCCGGGCGAACTCAAATTCGTGCAGGACCTGGACTCCCCCTGCAAGGGTCGCCACGTACTCGTGGTGGAAGACATCGTGGATACGGGCAACTCCATGTCCATGCTGCTGGCCGAGCTCTCCCAGAGGGGGGCGGCCTCGGTGCGCCTTTGCGCGCTCATCGACAAGGTGGAGCGGCGTAAAACGCAAGTAACGGTTGACTTTCCTGGATTTCGACTGGCAAAGGGATTCCTGGTGGGATACGGCCTGGACTTTGCAGAAGACTACCGTTGTCTTCCCGGCGTCTACGAACTGATCCAGCAAGAAGGTCCCTGACACCATGATCGTCGAATGCCCGAACTGCCAGACCAAGTACAACCTGCCCGACGACAAGGTCGGCCCCGAAGGCGCGACCGTGCGGTGCAGCGTGTGCCGACACGTCTTCAAGGTGGAGCCCGCCGCCCCGGATGATTTCCCCGGCTTCGGCGACTCGGGAGACTCCACCGACGCAGGAATCTGGCCCGTCTCGGGCGAGGATGAAACGCCAGGCGACGATTTCGCCGCCCACCTCGACGCGCAACGCAAGAAAGACCCCTTCGAAGCCGGCGGGGTCTCTTCCAGCGACTTCGGGTCCATCGACTTCGGCAAACCCGAGAAAACGACCACCACCTCGAAAGGCAAGAAGATCGCGATCCTGGCCGCCCTGGGCGTGGTGCTCCTGGCGGGCGTCGGCGGCGCGGCGGCCTATTTCTTCGAGTTCTGGCCCTTCGCCAAAAAAACGGCGGTCACCGCCGAGGCCCCCGCCAAGCCCTCCGTGATGGAAAATGCCCCGGCCGCCCCCCCGGCCCCGCCCGCGCCGCCGCCGGCCGACTACACCGGGCAGATCCTCTTCGACGGCTTCAGCAACTACTTCGTGGACAACGAAAAGGCCGGACGCCTCTTCGTCATAGACGGCAAGCTCGTGAACCGCTCTCCGGTCACCGTGGGCCAGATCGAGGTGGAGGCCACCCTGCTGGACGCCAAGGACGCACCCGTGGTCACCAAGGTCTTCAAGGCCGGACCCAAGGCCAACATCTCCGAGCTGCGCCTGCTAGGCAAGGAAGACCTGGAGAACCGCCTCTCCTCCAAGGAAGAGATCATGCTCTACAACCGCATGGTCAAACCCGGCGAGGAGGTGCCCTTCATGGTGGCCTTCGCCAACATGCCCGAGAACGTGCGCAACTTCTCCCTCAAGCTCAAGGACTACCTCCAGGTGGCCGACCCGGCCCAGCAGCAGCCCGCGGGCCAGAAGCAATAGGCAGTGGCCAAGGCCAGGAGCGTCCACGTCTGCTCGGCCTGCGGGGCCGTGAGTCCCCGCTGGCGCGGCCAGTGCGAGGGCTGCGGCGCGTGGAACACCCTGGAGCAACGCGAGGCCCCTCGCGCCGCGCCGGGCAGGAGCGCCCGGATTCTGGGCGAAACCGGCCCCGTGCCCCTTGCCGGGTACTCCCAGGAACAGCTCCCCCCCTCGCCCAGCGGCATCCCCGAACTGGACCGCGTGCTGGGCCAGGGCCTGCTGCCCGGAGCGGCCGTGCTCCTGGGCGGCGAGCCGGGCATAGGAAAATCCACGCTTCTCCTCCAACTGGCCGGACAGGTGGCGGCCTCGGGCCGCCGGGCGGTCTACGTCTCGGGGGAGGAGTCCCTGGGCCAGCTGGCCGCCCGGGCGGCGCGCCTGGGGCTTTCGAGCCCCGACCTCCTCGCCCTCTCCACCACCTCGGCGGCGGGCGCGGTGGACATCCTCGGCGTCGGCGACGCCCCGGCTCTGGTGGTGGTGGACTCGGTGCAGACCATGGCCTCGTCCCTGGCCGACGGCGTGCCGGGCTCCCCGGCCCAGGTGCGCGCCGTGGCCTCGGAGCTGGTGGAGGCCGTGAAGAAAGGCCCCGCCACGCTGATCCTGGTGGGCCACGTGACCAAAGAGGGCCTCATCGCCGGGCCGAAGATCCTGGAGCACATGGTGGACACCGTGCTCTACCTGGAGGGCGACCGGCAGCACTTCTATCGCATCCTGCGGGTGTTCAAGAACCGCTTCGGGCCCACCGATGAACTCATGGTGCTGGAGATGCAGGGCGACGGCCTCTCGCCCGTGCCCGATCCCTCCACCTATTTCCTGGGCGAGCGCGACGAGTCCGCCAGCGGATCGGCCGTGGTGCTGGCCTTGGAGGGCAAGCGCCCCTTCGCCGTGGAGGTGCAGGCGCTGGCCAGCCGTTCCTACCTGGCAGTGCCCCGGCGCACGGCCCTGGGCGTGGACCTGAACCGTCTGAACCTGATGCTGGCCGTGCTTGAGAAGCGCCTGGGCCTGGCCCTGGGGCAATCAGACATCTACGCCAAGACCGGCGGGGGCCTCAAGCTCACCGATCCCGGGCTGGACCTGGGGCTGGTGGCCGCCGTGCTCTCCTCCTTCTACGACAGGCCGCCCCCGCCGCGCGCCGTGTTCTGGGGCGAGGTGGACCTGAGCGGTCGCATCCGCCCCGTCGCGGGCCTGGATGCGCGGCTCAAGCAGGCCAGGAGGCTCGGCTACGAGCCCATCTTCCACCCGCCTGCCGAGGGCCGTGGAATCGCCACCCTCAAGGACTTTCAGAAAGCCCTTTTCGGCCAGGCCTGAGCGCCCGGCCGGAGGCGTCTTCCGGCCGGGGCGTCGCGGGGGCATGCGCGCCTAGCGGCTGGCCACCACCTCCACCTCCACGAGCACGTCGCGGGGCAGCCTGGCCACCTCCACGCAGGAACGGGCGGGGTAGGGGGCCTTGAAGAACGAGGCGTAGACCTCGTTGATGGCCTGGAAATCGTTCATGTCCTTGATGAAGACCGTGGCCTTCACCACGTTGTCCAGGGTCAGTCCGGCGGCTTCCAGCACGGCCTTCACGTTGGTCAGGCACTGACGGGCCTGGTCCACGGGGCCTCCGGTGATCACCTGGCCCGTGGCCGGATCGAAGGGGATCTGGCCGGAGCAGAAGAGGAGGTCCCCGGCCCACACGGCCTGGGAATAGGGGCCGATGGCGGCCGGGGCGTTGGCGGTCTCGACGATGGTCTTGGTCGGCATGGTCGGTCTCCTGGATGGAATGGTCCCTTCTAGCCCATGCGGCGGCCGAGGCCAAGCGGCGCGGGAGGCCCGGCAGGGCATTTACCCCGGGCCGGTTTTGTGGAAACATCCGCCGACTTTGGCGCATCAAGGAAAGATCATGAACGACATCCTGCTCGTGCACATTTTCGGGGCCGACCGCCCCGGCATCGCCGCTTCCGTCTCCAACCTGCTGGCCCAGTACGGGGTGGACATTCTGGACATGGGCCAGTCCGTGATCCACGACGACCTCTCCCTGGGCATCCTCATGCGCATCCCCGAGGGCGCGCAGGCCGCCGCCACGGTCAAGGACCTGCTCTACGAGGCCCACGAGCTGGGCGTGACCTGCAAGTTCAGCCCCATCACCCCGGCCCAGTACAGCCAGTGGGTGGAGGCCGCGGGCAAGCCCCGCTGGATCGTGTCGCTCCTGGGCCTCACAGTGAGCGCCGCCCAGGTGGCCGCCGTGACCCGCGTGATCACGGCCAACGGGCTGAACATCCAGTCCGTGAACCGCCTCACCGGGCGTCCCTCCCTGGACGAGGAGGCCGCGCAGCGTCCGGCCTGCATCGAATTCTCCGTGCGCGGCCAGCCCGGCGACGTGAAGGCCATGCGCAAGGACTTCCTGGCCATCGCCGCCGAGATGGGCGTGGACATCGCCCTCCAGGAGGACAACGCCTTCCGCCGCAACCGCAGGCTGGTGGCCTTCGACATGGACTCCACCCTGATCCGCGTGGAGGTCATCGACGAACTGGCCCGGGCCTGGGGCGTGGGCGAGCAGGTGGCGGCCATCACCGAGTCGGCCATGCGCGGCGAGCTGGACTTCCGCCAGAGCCTGAAGAAACGCCTGAGCCTGCTCAAGGGGATGCCCGCGGAGACCCTGGCCCGGGTGGCCGAGCACATCCCGCTCAACGACGGGGCCGAGAAGCTCGTGCGAAACCTCAAGCGCTTCGGCTACCGCACCGCCGTGATCTCCGGCGGCTTCACCTTCTTCGGGGAACGCCTGCGCCAGCGTCTGGGCATCGACCACGTGCACGCCAACGTGCTGGCCATGGCCGACGGCGCGCTCACGGGCGAGGTGGAGGGCCAGGTGGTGGACGCCCAGCGCAAGGCCGAGTTGCTGCGCTCCATCGCGGACACCGAAGGCATCTCGCTCATGCAGACCATCGCCGTGGGCGACGGCGCCAACGACCTGCCCATGCTCAACCTGGCGGGCCTGGGCATCGCCTTCCGGGCCAAACCCGTGGTCAAGGAGGGAGCGGGCCACGCCATCTCCACCCTGGGCCTGGACGCCGTGCTCTATCTGCTGGGCTTCCGCGACCGCGACATCGAATAAAGCGCCGGTCCGCTTGCCAGGGACCTGCATCTTTGCGATAGTTTCTGGTGAAGGATCGGCTCCGTGCCGGTCGCGAACCCGATCGTCCCGTGCGGCGCTTTTCGGGAAGGTCGGCCCAAGGCCTCCGGGCCGAAGGATCAACATGCCAGACGCTGCGCATGATTCCCTCCTGGACAGGCCCTGGGCCGCCTGGGCGGTCTCCGCCCTGGTGTTTTGCCTCATGGCGGTCATGGGGCTGGCCTACCTGGACGCGGCCCAGAACGAGCGGGAGGCCGAGGCGCGCCTTGCACTTGTCCAGAGCGTGGCCGGGCGCGTTCAGGCGCTGCAGAACCTGCTTTTCAAGGCCCAGGCGCCTCTGGCCACACTGGCCGACGTCCTGGTGGTGAACCGGGGCGAGTTCAAGGATTTCGACGCCTATGCACGGCATCTTCTGGAGAGCAACCCCGGCGTGGCGGGGCTTTTCCTCTGTCCCGACGGCGTGGTGCGCGTGGCCGTGCCCCTGGCGGGCAACGAGGCGGCCCTCGGGCACGAACTGCTCAAGGACCCCCAGCGCAAGGCCGAGGTGGAGGAGGCCATCGCCACCAATTCCACCGTGCTGGCCGGGCCGGTGGCCATGCGCCAGGGCGGGATGGGGCTCTTCGCGCGCAAGCCCGTGTTTTGGGAGGAAGGGGGGCGACGCGTCTTCTGGGGTCTGGTGGTGTCGCTCATCCGCTGGGAAACGGTGTTGGATTCGGCCGAATTCCGCGCCATTCTCGATGGCGGCTATGCCCTGCGCCTGGAGCGCAAGCTGGCCACGGACCCCGAACCCGTGGTCATCGCGCGCTCCGAGACGGAGGTGTTGCCGGAATTTGGAGTCACGCGCCCGCTCACGGTGCCCGGGGGCCAGTGGCTGCTGACCCTTTCGCCCCTGGGCGCGCCGGACATGCGGTTTATTCGCGTCGGCGAGCTCTTCGTGCTGGCGGCCTCGGGCGTGGGGGGCTGGCTGGTGCTGCTGGTGTTGCAGGGGCGCTCGCACATCGTGGCCCAGTCCCGCGAACTGGAGCGCGCCAACGCGGAGCTGGAAGCCCGTCTGCTGGAGCGCGGGCTGCTGATCAAGGAGGTGCACCACCGGGTGAAGAACAACCTTCAGATCATCATCAGCCTCCTGGACCTCCAGAACTCCGGCGTGGACAACCCCGAGTTCACGGCTCTGGCAGCCGCCTGCAAGGATCGCATCCTGGCCATCGCCCTGGCCCACGAGCAGGTCTACCGGCGCGACAACCTGGCCAGCATCGGCGTGAGCGACTATCTGCACGGCCTTGTGGGCAACGTGCTCCAGGGGTATCGGGTGGCCGAGCGTCCGGTGACCTGGGCGGTGGACACCGACGGATCGGAAATCCCACTGGCCAAGGCCGTCTACGTGGGGCTCATCGTCACCGAACTGGTGACCAACGCCGTCAAGCACGCCTTCGACGGCGCGGAGGAGCCGCGCATCGAAGTGCGCTTCGACTCCGCCGTGCGGGGCATCGCCCTGGTGAGCGTGCGCGACAACGGCCGGGGCTTTCCGGGAGACGGCTGCCCGGAGAGCGCCTCGTCGCTGGGGCTCACGCTGGTGCGCAGCCTGGCCGGGCAGCTGGGCGGAGAGATGCGCTGCGCGAGCCTGGACGGCGCGCTCGTGGAGGTGTCCCTGCGCCTGAGCTGAGCCCGCGCTTGTGGGGCGGGGCGATGCGGGGTACTGGTGGCTATTCTGCCGACCCCGGGGGCTTCCATGTCGTTCGGCGCGTTCAACCGGATCAACCTGAGCGTCGTGACCTACTGCTTCAACGACCACGCCTTGGCCGACGGCCTTGTGGATTCGGTGGCGGGGTGGTCCGTGGTCCCGCGCGAGGTGATCGTGGTGGACGACGGCTCGGCCGAGCCGTACAAGCCCGCGCATCCAGCCGACAACCTGCGCGTGCTGCGCCTTGCGCCCAACCGGGGGGCGGCCCTGGCCCACACGGCGGGCATGGGTGCGGCCTCGGGGCGTTATCTTCTCTCCATCGACTGCGACATCCGCCTCCCGCGCGACTGGGTGCGTCTGTGCCTGCCCCTGGCCGAGCGCACGGGCGTGGGGATGGTTTCGTCGAGGCTTCGCTGCACGGGCAGCTCGTCCCTGACCAACCGCTACGTGGACCTGCTCTATGGGGTGGGGCCGCAGGGCGGGGAGACGGGGTTCGTGCAGGGCGGCGTGTTCCTGATGCGCCGCGACGTGTTCGAGTCCGTGGGTGGCTATTCCGGCTATGAGGAACGCACGGGGGAGGATTCGTTCCTCTGCGCGCGGCTGGCGGAACGGGGCTTCCGGATGCTGCTCAATCCCGAGGTGGAGGCCCACGAGGTGCGCAGGCTTTCGCGGGTCGCGGCGGTGCGTCGCAAATTCTTCTGGCAGTCGAGCCAGTATTTCCAGGCCATCGCCCGGGGCGAGCCGGTGGACAAGGTGCTCTACGTGTTCCACGCGCCGTGCTTCGCGCGGCTGGGTGAGCTGCTGCGCCAGGAGGTCTGCCTTGGCTACTACGAGCTGCTGCTGATGGTCTTCGGGGCCTGCGCCCTGGCGCGCAGCTTCGACGCGGGCTTCGCGGCGCGCCTTCGCTGGGAACTGACGCGGCGCGTGCGAGGCCTGGAGCGCCTGGGGCCGCTCCTGCTCTCGGACCTGCGCGAACTGGGCGCACCCGAGCCCCAGGACCACCCCGAGCCCCTGGGCCTGGCCACCGTGAACGCCTGGGACGCCCAGGTGGACGACGCCCTCCTGCACGCCCTGGACCGGGATTGCGCCCAGGCCCTGGCGGCCGAGGACGCGGGCGGCGCGGACTTCTCGGTGTACGAGCGGCTGGTGTGAGGGAGTGGGGGGCGGCTGAGGGCGGCAGGAGGCTGACGTGGAAGGGGAGATAATCGTTTTGTCCATTGAGGACCAGCTACGGGTCGCCGAGGCGCTGGCGAACCCGCCTGAGCCCGTTGCGGCCCTGAGGCGCGCGGTGGAGCGGCATGGGGAGATTGTGGAACGCCCTTTGACCGATGCCGCCAAGCGAACTATAGATCTGACAAAACTTCCGACGTGAGCAGCACATGACAGCTACCACGCAAACGAAACATCCCCCGGCAGGGCTTGAGGCCCTGGCCACCCAAATCAGGCCGGTGCTGGAGCGCTACGGCGTCGTTTCGGCTTCGGTGTTCGGCTCGCTCGCGCGCGGCGAGGAGCGCCCGGAAAGCGACGTGGACCTGCTGGTGGAATTCGACGCGAACGCGACCCTTCTCACCCTCGCAGGCCTGGAGGCCGAACTGTGCCGTGAATTGGGTCGGGAAGTGGACGTGGTGACACCGCGCGGACTGAAGAAGATGATCCGCCCGCAGGTGATGGCGGAGCAGGTGCGTATCTATGGATAAGGCGCGGCGCGCGGTTCCACTGTTGCTGAGGGATATGCTCGATCACGCCAGCAAGGCGTTGGTCTTAGTTGAAGGTATGGACTGGGCACTGTATGAAGCCGATGAATAAACCCAACTTGCCACTGTTCGCTGTCTCGAGGTCATAGGCGAGGCTGCGGCCAAGATGCCGCGCGATTTTCAAGAAAACATCCGAGAATACCGTGGGCAGCGATTGCAGGTATGCGCAACCGGATGGTTCATGATTATTTTGAAGTGGATATTGAGTTGTGTTGGCGCACGATAACCAGGAGTTTGCCTGAACTCCAGGAGTATCTGCAGGCTATTGTGGACAACGATCGGCCAGGATATTGAGGTTGTGTCGTATGGTATGCGGAGATCATGAGAAAGAAATATCAAAAGAACTTGACGGCTTGTCTGGTTTTCAGTTGGTGAAGAATGTTATGCTTTATTGGGTCCTAGTCTTTGTTGTGTCATTTGTGTCGGTACGCCTAGTTGAAAATAATGTCGAGACGAAAGCAAATATAACATACTCCGTGCTTGTTTCTGTGGCCTCAGCATCGGTTGTGGTGGGATTGGCGAAGAGTGAGATAGGATTTAGGTGTGATGAGTATGCAAGGATTCTCCGTCATCGCAGATTGTTGTCAAAACTGAAGAAAGAGAAGAGAAACTAGCCTGATTGTTGAGTTGCTGTGAGGTAGTCCATTGTGATGGCCTACACCTCAAACAACATCTCCAGATCGTTCCGCGTCAAGCTCTTCCAGGCGTCCTGCCCGGGAATAATAGCTTCCGCCACGCCCTTTTTCATGTCCTGGAGCTTCAGGATCTTCTCTTCCACGGTGTTGGAACAGATCAACTTGTACGCGAACACCTGGCGCTTCTGGCCGATGCGGTGCGTGCGGTCCGTGGCCTGGTTTTCCACGGCGGGGTTCCACCACGGGTCGTAGTGGATCACGTAGTCGGCGCTGGTCAGGTTCAGGCCCGTGCCGCCCGCCTTCAGGGAAATCAGGAAGATCGGAATCTCCGGCGTGTTGTTGAACAGGTCCACCTGCTCGAAGCGGTCCTTGCTGGAGCCGTCCAGGTAGGCGAAGGGCATCTGCTCCAACTGCAGCCAGCTGCGGATGATGTGCAGCATCTGCACGAACTGCGAGAACACCAGCACTTTGTGCCCTTCCTCCACGATGTCCGTCACCAGGTCCTTGAAGGTGTCGAACTTGCCGGAGGGCAGGTTGGTGTTCACGCCGGGCATGTCCAGCTTGAGAAGCCTCGGGTGGCAGCAGATCTGGCGCAGCTTCAACAGCGCGTCCAGGATCGACATCTGCGACTTGGCCATGCCCTTCTCGTCCACGTCGCGCAGCACCTGGTCGCGCAGCTTCTTGGCCAGCTGGGAGTACAGCTCCGCCTGTTCGTCAATGAGCGCGCAGTACTGCACGTTCTCGATCTTGGGCGGCAGGTCCTTGGCCACCTCGGACTTGGTGCGCCGCAGGATGAACGGCTTCACGCGGCCGCGCAGGTAGTCCAGGGTCTCCTCGTCGCCGTCCTTGATGGGCTTGACGATGCCGCGCTGGAACGAGTTCTGGCTGCCCAGGAAGCCGGGCATGAGGAACTCGAAGAGGCTCCACAACTCGAAAAGGTTGTTCTCGATGGGCGTGCCCGAGAGGCACAGGCGCATCTTGCCCCGCAGGCGGCGCACCGAACGAGCCGTGATGGTGTTGGGGTTCTTGATGTTCTGGGCTTCGTCCAGGATGATGGAGTTGAACTCGAAGTTCAATAGCTCGTCCAGGTCGCGCCGTAACAGGGCGTAGGTGGTGATCACCAGCTGCGATTCCGCGATCTGCTTGAACAGGCCCTCGCGCTTTGCGCCGTAGACGATCACGCGCTTGAGTTGCGGCACGAACTTCTCGGCCTCGCGGTCCCAGTTGGGGAGCACCGAGGTGGGCACCACGATGAGGTTGGGGTCCCTGTGGCCGCGCTCCACCAGGTGCTGCACGAAGGAGAGGGTCTGCACGGTCTTGCCCAGGCCCATCTCGTCGGCCAGGATGCCGCCGAAACCGTACTCTCGCAGGAAGTTGAGGTAGCTTAAGCCCTGCAGCTGATAAGGGCGCAGGCTGGCGTTCAGGTGCGTCGGAGCCTTGAGCGGCGTGATCTCCTTGAAGCTGTGGATCTTCTCGCGCAGGTTGTTCCAGAAGGAATCGGTGTGGGCCTCGGGCAGGTCCTCCAGGATCTTGTCCAGGATGGGCGCCTCGAACTGCTTGAAGCGCTTCTGGGGCGGCTTGTCCGGGTCGTAGCCCAGGGCGCGCAGCTTGTGGCCCAGGCGCTTGAGCCAGCTCTCGGGGAGGCTCGTGTAGGAGCCGTCTTTCAACTGCACGTAGCGCTTGCCCTGGGTCCAGGCCTTCCAGATCTTGTCGATGGGCACGCGCTGGTCGTCGTATTGCACGGCCAGGTCCAGGTCGAACCACTTTTCCTTCTCGTCGCTCTCCACCTCGGCCACGATCACGGGCTGGGAGAGGCGCACCTTGTAGCGCGTGAGGTTCTTCTCGCCGAAGACGCGGTATTTTTCCACCAGCCTGGGGTAGGCGTCCAGGAGGAAGACGATGGCCTCCTCGGGTTCGAGGAACCAGTTGGCGTTGTTGCGCGGCTGGAAGCCCATCTCCTGAAGCACGGCGATGAGGGCGGCCTCGGCCTCCTGCTCGCGGGCCATGAGGAAACTGCGGCCCTCGTACTGGTAGGAGCCGGTCTGCAGCTCGGGGTTGGGGCCTTCCTGGAACACCTCGCCGTGCTCGGTGACGTAGACGTTCTGCACCGCCAGGGTGAGCAGGCTGCCTTCCTCGTCCAGGTAGAGCTTGGGGCTGTAGGTGGCGGGCAGGAAGTTGGGGCGCATGCGCTCCAGGAATTCCTGCTGGCCGTGCAGGTCCGAGGCGGGGAACTTGGTCCAGACGCGGTCGAGGAATTCGGAGACGTCCGCCGGGGGGATCACCGGGGGGTTCTCCACCATGTCCCGGATGAAAGGGGCGGGCAGGCCGGTCTGCACGGGGTAGAAGCTCTTGTTCCAGCAGACCCACAGGGGCAGCTGGCCGTAGAAATAGGTCTCCTGGCCCTGGATGGAGAAGGGGGCCTTGCCGGGGCGCGCCAGGTAGATGTCGAAGCGCAGTCCCAGGGCGTCGTCCATGACGGGGCGCAGCTGCAGGCGCATGGTGGAGCGCTCGATGCGCACGGGGTTCTCCGAGTCCTGCCAGTAGAGGTAATACTCCTTGCTGATGGCCCAGAGGAACCACGAGATGAGGCCGGCGGGGATGTCCACGCGGTGGCCCCGGTAGTCGAGGAAGTGGCCGACCTGCTCGGCCACCAGGGGCAGCGAGGGCGAGGAGTCGCACCAGTCGGGGTTCTGGATGATCTGCTCAAGGGTGATTTCCTGGTGCACCTGGGAGAGCCCGGACTTGTTCTGGCGGGCGCGGTAGAAAGCCACCTGGAGCCGCCCCGGCTCGGGGAAGAAGCGGTAGATCACATAATGCTTGCCCGCCTCGGGCTCGAAGGCAGTGGCGAAGAAATGGCGGAAGCTCTGGCGCCACTCGGTGTTCTGGAGCGCCGCGCCTTGCCCGTCTCCGGACTTGCGGCCTTCCAGGGACTTCACGTACTTGAGCGCCGTGGCGCCCACATGGCGGCACACCCCGGAGAAGGACTCGGGGCAGTTGCAGAAGAACGTGACGGTCTCTTCCTCCAGGTTGAGGCCCAGTTCCGAGGCGTACACCTGGAAGTCCTCCCCCTGGACATGGCCTTCCACGTCCCAGTACTGGTCGCGCTTCTTGACGTCGATTTTCTGGACGCCGTCCTGGGCGACGATTGAATGCGCGCCTTCAATGATATATTCCGGGATCGTCTCCCGGATGAACTCCTGGAGGAGCTGCTTGGCTTTGCTCTCCTCGCTGGTGAGGGCCATGGGGCTTGGTGCTCCGTATTCCGACTGGATTGAATGGTTAACGAACACGATGCCTACGGACTAATCCGACACTCTATGCATTTTCATCCGCAAATCAAGCTTTTCCCCCCCTCAGCGGGGAAGGGGCTCCCGGTGTGGCTCGCCGCCCTGGCGCTGCTGGCCTTTCTCGCGGCGTGCGAGGGGTCCGGCACGGACAAA
Proteins encoded in this window:
- the hpt gene encoding hypoxanthine phosphoribosyltransferase, coding for MSGLLEPVITAEELARRTAQLGAEISERYRGQDLLVVGVLKGAFMFLADLVRHISIPAHVDFVRVSSYGADVKPGELKFVQDLDSPCKGRHVLVVEDIVDTGNSMSMLLAELSQRGAASVRLCALIDKVERRKTQVTVDFPGFRLAKGFLVGYGLDFAEDYRCLPGVYELIQQEGP
- a CDS encoding DUF3426 domain-containing protein, which produces MIVECPNCQTKYNLPDDKVGPEGATVRCSVCRHVFKVEPAAPDDFPGFGDSGDSTDAGIWPVSGEDETPGDDFAAHLDAQRKKDPFEAGGVSSSDFGSIDFGKPEKTTTTSKGKKIAILAALGVVLLAGVGGAAAYFFEFWPFAKKTAVTAEAPAKPSVMENAPAAPPAPPAPPPADYTGQILFDGFSNYFVDNEKAGRLFVIDGKLVNRSPVTVGQIEVEATLLDAKDAPVVTKVFKAGPKANISELRLLGKEDLENRLSSKEEIMLYNRMVKPGEEVPFMVAFANMPENVRNFSLKLKDYLQVADPAQQQPAGQKQ
- the radA gene encoding DNA repair protein RadA; its protein translation is MAKARSVHVCSACGAVSPRWRGQCEGCGAWNTLEQREAPRAAPGRSARILGETGPVPLAGYSQEQLPPSPSGIPELDRVLGQGLLPGAAVLLGGEPGIGKSTLLLQLAGQVAASGRRAVYVSGEESLGQLAARAARLGLSSPDLLALSTTSAAGAVDILGVGDAPALVVVDSVQTMASSLADGVPGSPAQVRAVASELVEAVKKGPATLILVGHVTKEGLIAGPKILEHMVDTVLYLEGDRQHFYRILRVFKNRFGPTDELMVLEMQGDGLSPVPDPSTYFLGERDESASGSAVVLALEGKRPFAVEVQALASRSYLAVPRRTALGVDLNRLNLMLAVLEKRLGLALGQSDIYAKTGGGLKLTDPGLDLGLVAAVLSSFYDRPPPPRAVFWGEVDLSGRIRPVAGLDARLKQARRLGYEPIFHPPAEGRGIATLKDFQKALFGQA
- a CDS encoding RidA family protein translates to MPTKTIVETANAPAAIGPYSQAVWAGDLLFCSGQIPFDPATGQVITGGPVDQARQCLTNVKAVLEAAGLTLDNVVKATVFIKDMNDFQAINEVYASFFKAPYPARSCVEVARLPRDVLVEVEVVASR
- the serB gene encoding phosphoserine phosphatase SerB; this translates as MNDILLVHIFGADRPGIAASVSNLLAQYGVDILDMGQSVIHDDLSLGILMRIPEGAQAAATVKDLLYEAHELGVTCKFSPITPAQYSQWVEAAGKPRWIVSLLGLTVSAAQVAAVTRVITANGLNIQSVNRLTGRPSLDEEAAQRPACIEFSVRGQPGDVKAMRKDFLAIAAEMGVDIALQEDNAFRRNRRLVAFDMDSTLIRVEVIDELARAWGVGEQVAAITESAMRGELDFRQSLKKRLSLLKGMPAETLARVAEHIPLNDGAEKLVRNLKRFGYRTAVISGGFTFFGERLRQRLGIDHVHANVLAMADGALTGEVEGQVVDAQRKAELLRSIADTEGISLMQTIAVGDGANDLPMLNLAGLGIAFRAKPVVKEGAGHAISTLGLDAVLYLLGFRDRDIE
- a CDS encoding sensor histidine kinase, producing MPDAAHDSLLDRPWAAWAVSALVFCLMAVMGLAYLDAAQNEREAEARLALVQSVAGRVQALQNLLFKAQAPLATLADVLVVNRGEFKDFDAYARHLLESNPGVAGLFLCPDGVVRVAVPLAGNEAALGHELLKDPQRKAEVEEAIATNSTVLAGPVAMRQGGMGLFARKPVFWEEGGRRVFWGLVVSLIRWETVLDSAEFRAILDGGYALRLERKLATDPEPVVIARSETEVLPEFGVTRPLTVPGGQWLLTLSPLGAPDMRFIRVGELFVLAASGVGGWLVLLVLQGRSHIVAQSRELERANAELEARLLERGLLIKEVHHRVKNNLQIIISLLDLQNSGVDNPEFTALAAACKDRILAIALAHEQVYRRDNLASIGVSDYLHGLVGNVLQGYRVAERPVTWAVDTDGSEIPLAKAVYVGLIVTELVTNAVKHAFDGAEEPRIEVRFDSAVRGIALVSVRDNGRGFPGDGCPESASSLGLTLVRSLAGQLGGEMRCASLDGALVEVSLRLS
- a CDS encoding glycosyltransferase, producing the protein MSFGAFNRINLSVVTYCFNDHALADGLVDSVAGWSVVPREVIVVDDGSAEPYKPAHPADNLRVLRLAPNRGAALAHTAGMGAASGRYLLSIDCDIRLPRDWVRLCLPLAERTGVGMVSSRLRCTGSSSLTNRYVDLLYGVGPQGGETGFVQGGVFLMRRDVFESVGGYSGYEERTGEDSFLCARLAERGFRMLLNPEVEAHEVRRLSRVAAVRRKFFWQSSQYFQAIARGEPVDKVLYVFHAPCFARLGELLRQEVCLGYYELLLMVFGACALARSFDAGFAARLRWELTRRVRGLERLGPLLLSDLRELGAPEPQDHPEPLGLATVNAWDAQVDDALLHALDRDCAQALAAEDAGGADFSVYERLV
- a CDS encoding type II toxin -antitoxin system TacA 1-like antitoxin, coding for MEGEIIVLSIEDQLRVAEALANPPEPVAALRRAVERHGEIVERPLTDAAKRTIDLTKLPT
- a CDS encoding nucleotidyltransferase family protein, coding for MTATTQTKHPPAGLEALATQIRPVLERYGVVSASVFGSLARGEERPESDVDLLVEFDANATLLTLAGLEAELCRELGREVDVVTPRGLKKMIRPQVMAEQVRIYG
- a CDS encoding HepT-like ribonuclease domain-containing protein, whose translation is MSRGHRRGCGQDAARFSRKHPRIPWAAIAGMRNRMVHDYFEVDIELCWRTITRSLPELQEYLQAIVDNDRPGY